The DNA window TTGGCGTGGTTCCTCACGCGCAGCATTTCCTTGCTGCTCGCGGTCTTTATTCTTGTGGTGACGACGAGTTGGCTGTATCGCTTCGCACCGAGTCTGCCGCAGCGCTGGAGCCGTGTCTGGCCTGGGGCGATTGTGACGACCGTGCTGTGGAGTTTGGCGACCTTAGGCTTTGGCTGGTATGTTCGTAACATCGCCACCTACAACATCATGTACGGCAGTATTGGGGCGGCGATTGCCCTGTTGGTCTGGATGTACTTGTTGAGCCTGATCGCGCTCTTCGGTTGCGCTTACAACGCTGAGGCGGAGAAACTGAAGAAGGAAGGCCTCCTCACGTGAAGAGTAAAAAAACAACAACCGTGATCCTCGCCAAGGCACCGAAGAAGCGGAACCATGCCGCCCGCGTCCTTAACCAGAAGGCGCAGACGATTGCGGATGGGCCCAAGCGCATGGGCACCAGAGCCGCAAAGACGCGCGCTGTTCTCAAAGACCAAGGAATTTAGTTGTCCACTCAAAAATTTAAGCTCGCGGGAGACTACCGTCCCCGCGGCGATCAAGAGACTGCGATTGCTGAGCTTGTGCGGGGCCTTGCCGAGCAGGAACCCTATCAGACGCTGCTCGGTGTCACCGGCAGCGGCAAGACCTTTACGATGGCCAAGATCATCGAGACGATCAATCGTCCCAGTCTGATCCTGGCCCACAATAAAACGCTAGCCGCGCAACTTTACCAGGAATTCAAGCAGTTCTTTCCGAACAATGCAGTTGAGTATTTCGTAAGCTACTACGACTACTACCAGCCTGAGGCGTATATTCCCAATAGCGACACCTATATCGAGAAGGAATCGACGGTCAACGATGAGCTGGACAAGCTGCGTCTGGCGGCGACGCGTTCTCTGTTTGAGCGGCGCGATGTCGTGATCATCTCCAGCGTGAGCTGCATCTACGGCCTGGGCTCGCCCGAGGCGTATTACGGGATGTTGCTGATGCTCGAGAAGGGCAAGACGATGAAGCGGGCCGACATCATCGCCAAGCTGGTGGAGATCCTGTATCAGCGCAATGATCAAGACTTCACGCGCGGCACCTTCCGGGTGCGCGGTGATGTGATCGAGGTGTTCCCCACCTATGACGACAATGCCTTCCGCATCGAACTGTGGGGCGACGAGATTGAAGGGCTCTCGCAGATCGATCCCTTGCTGGGCACCGTCAAGCAGACCTATGAACGGCTACCGATCTATCCAAAGAGCCACTATGTACTGACCCCCGTCACCAAGGAGCAGGCGCAGGTGACCATCGAGCAGGAACTCTTGTCGTGGAACGCGCAAATGGAGCGCGAGGGCAAGCTGATTGAGGCACAGCGCATCTGGCAGCGCACGCAGTTTGACCTGGAGATGATCAAGACCATCGGCTATTGCCACGGGATCGAGAACTACTCGCGGCACTTTACGGGACGGCTGCCGGGCGAGGCGCCACCGACGCTGCTGGACTATCTGCCGGCAGACGCCGTGCTGTTTATCGACGAATCGCATGTAACGATGCCGCAGTTGCAGGGAATGTGGGGCGGTGACCGCTCGCGCAAGGAAAATCTGGTGAAGTTTGGCTTCCGCCTGCCCAGTGCTCTCGACAACCGGCCGCTGACCTTTGAAGAGTTTGAGAACCGCGTCAACCAGGCGATCTTCGTCTCGGCAACCCCAGGGCCCTATGAACTGACCAAGAGCGGTGGCGTGATCGTTGAACAGGTGATCCGACCCACCGGGCTGATCGATCCAGTGATCGAAGTCCGTCCGATCAAGGGGCAGGTGGACGACCTGTTGCAGGAGATTCGCATTCGCGCAGAGAAGGGCGAGCGGGTGTTGATCACGACGCTGACCAAGCGGATGTCGGAGGATCTGAGCCAGTACTACTCCGAGGTTGGGGTCAAAGTGCAGTATCTGCACTCCGAAGTAACTACGCTGGACCGGGTAAAAATCCTGCGGGATCTGCGCAAGGGCATCTATGATTGCCTGATTGGTGTCAATCTGTTGCGCGAAGGGCTGGATCTGCCTGAAGTTTCGCTGGTGGCGATCCTCGATGCGGACAAGGAAGGCTTCCTGCGCTCCACCGGATCCCTGATCCAAACGATCGGCCGGGCGGCCCGAAATGCAAATGGACGGGCGATTCTCTATGCCGATGTCATGACGGATTCGATGCGCCGTGCCATTGATGAAACAAACCGCCGTCGCGAGATACAGAAGGACTACAATGAGCGGAACGGAATTACGCCGCAGTCGATCATCAAGCCGATCGACATGAACCTGGTGCACATGGCTGAGGCGGATTACATTACCATTCCGTTGGAAGACGAAAAGCCAGATGAAGTGGATTCGCTCAGCGCAGAGCAGCTTGTGAAGTACCTTGCCGAAATGGAACAGAAGATGCGGGATGCCGCCAAGAGTTTCGAATTCGAGAAGGCTGCGCAGTTGAGAGATCGCCTGAAGGCTCTGAGGAGTAAGCTAATCGATGCCCAAAGCGCCGCGGACGGCACTGATCGGAGTGGGACCAGTTAGCCAGTCTTGGGTAGCGAAGCTCCCCGGATTGCAGCAGAATCTGGGGCCGGTGAAATCAACCTCATTGAGAGTTGCGAGCCGGCTTGTGAACGCAATCAAGGCTGGTGTTGCGACCGACTCGTTAGAGACAATTCGGAAGGTAGAACTGGTTCTCCTGGCAATTCCAGAAACACAACTGGATGGCTGGGTGGCGCAAATCTGTGAGAGTAAGATCGATTGGGCCGGCGTGAGTTTCGTCGTCTGTTCCGGGGCTCGAGATAGTACTTCACTGAAAGCACTGCGCAACTGCGGCGCCTCGACGGCGTCGCTGGACAAGATAGACCTTTTCGAAGGGAAACGCTATCTCTTCGAGGGTTCCAAAGTAGCCCTGCATCGGTTACGGCGTCTTGTCGAGAAGACGGGAGCGGCACGGATTGTGCCCTTGAACGATGGCATGCGCGCCGTGTATGAAGCCGGACTGACCTTTGCCTCAGGGATGACCTTTCCAATGATCGCTGCTGCGGTGGATACGATGCGGGCCGCTGGCTTGCACTCGAAGATCGCCGAAGGAGTGGTGGAAACGGCAGTACTCGGAGCGGTGCGGTCCTATCTGCGCGCGGGCAAGCGCGGATGGACTGGTCCCATTGCGATGGGAGACCGCGTCGCAATGCGAAAGCAATACCAAGGGCTGTTTGACGTGGAGCCCGTATTGGCGGAGATGTATCTGAAGATCGCGTTGGACTATCTGGTGGAGAGAGTGCCAACTGTAAAACGCCGTCGCCAAAAGCCTCAGGAGTATTAAATCGATTTCAAGTATTCGATCAGCGCCCAGCGGTCACTCTCCGGGAGATTGGGGCCTACAACTCCATTGCCCCGCGGCCCATCCTCAAACCAATGACCTTCATTGCTGTTGCCGGGGTGGGTGTATTCGAACTTGTAGCCGCCAGGAAACTCGCCGGTTTCATAACCAACTTTGATTGGATCGTAGTTCTTATTGCCAAGCCAGAACTCCGGTTTTCCGCGCTGCTGTCGGCCTGTCAATAGCGAATAGAGGTTGGGAACCGAGCCGTTGTGGAGGTAGGGCGCACAGGCCCAGATGCCATTCAAAGGTCTGGCTTTGTAGATGAGTTGCGCACGCACGGCCGGGGTGTTGTCCGAGCGATAACCAGACCATTCCGCGCGTTGCTCCGGGCTGAAGTTCATCTTGGCGAAGTATTGGTCGCGGATGCCCTTGGTGACCAGTTCCAGGCCAGCACCGGCGGAGACGATTCCTTTGTTGAGGGCTCCGGTGTCGGCGGTGCGGTTCATGAAGAGCGTGGCTTGTTGCGGGTCTGTGCCGATGACCGGGAGCGGGATGTCTCTGAGATTGAGAAAGCGCTTGCCCGCGGGGTTGACCACCCAGTATTGGGGCTTTGGCTCGCGAAGGTCCCGTTCGAGCTCCTGCCGCGGAGGGAGATGGCAGCCTTGGCAGTGTTCGCGATAGAGTGCTTCGCCACGGGTGACCTTGGCTGGG is part of the Bryobacter aggregatus MPL3 genome and encodes:
- the uvrB gene encoding excinuclease ABC subunit UvrB, which produces MSTQKFKLAGDYRPRGDQETAIAELVRGLAEQEPYQTLLGVTGSGKTFTMAKIIETINRPSLILAHNKTLAAQLYQEFKQFFPNNAVEYFVSYYDYYQPEAYIPNSDTYIEKESTVNDELDKLRLAATRSLFERRDVVIISSVSCIYGLGSPEAYYGMLLMLEKGKTMKRADIIAKLVEILYQRNDQDFTRGTFRVRGDVIEVFPTYDDNAFRIELWGDEIEGLSQIDPLLGTVKQTYERLPIYPKSHYVLTPVTKEQAQVTIEQELLSWNAQMEREGKLIEAQRIWQRTQFDLEMIKTIGYCHGIENYSRHFTGRLPGEAPPTLLDYLPADAVLFIDESHVTMPQLQGMWGGDRSRKENLVKFGFRLPSALDNRPLTFEEFENRVNQAIFVSATPGPYELTKSGGVIVEQVIRPTGLIDPVIEVRPIKGQVDDLLQEIRIRAEKGERVLITTLTKRMSEDLSQYYSEVGVKVQYLHSEVTTLDRVKILRDLRKGIYDCLIGVNLLREGLDLPEVSLVAILDADKEGFLRSTGSLIQTIGRAARNANGRAILYADVMTDSMRRAIDETNRRREIQKDYNERNGITPQSIIKPIDMNLVHMAEADYITIPLEDEKPDEVDSLSAEQLVKYLAEMEQKMRDAAKSFEFEKAAQLRDRLKALRSKLIDAQSAADGTDRSGTS
- a CDS encoding DUF2520 domain-containing protein is translated as MNAIKAGVATDSLETIRKVELVLLAIPETQLDGWVAQICESKIDWAGVSFVVCSGARDSTSLKALRNCGASTASLDKIDLFEGKRYLFEGSKVALHRLRRLVEKTGAARIVPLNDGMRAVYEAGLTFASGMTFPMIAAAVDTMRAAGLHSKIAEGVVETAVLGAVRSYLRAGKRGWTGPIAMGDRVAMRKQYQGLFDVEPVLAEMYLKIALDYLVERVPTVKRRRQKPQEY